Proteins found in one Campylobacter concisus genomic segment:
- a CDS encoding McrC family protein, which yields MTKYLIEFEKFRPEDDKDLFKAVDAFTRENFAAVEFLKPGRDKKSDFLQAQNYVGIIQTKSGDSLEILPKIHDNDNGGNKEAVENSKRILLRMLKTLKNHPFKNINIANLKSLNLPLLEIFISMFLDEVSKLVKIGIKSDYVELEDNLKFLKGKLKISEQIRKNIVHKERFYVCYQEFSIDRAENRLIKSTLEFLYRHSKSSKNQRLIREYLFIFDEISSSSDINADFSRLKLNRQTKHYEQALLWSKIFLQNKSFSPYRGSDVAFALLFDMNTLFESYVGNFIKKKLPYTILQHRGKYLIEEPKRDFWLKPDIFLKDKFIADAKWKIVKSRDDISQADLYQLYAYGKKYECGRLYLVYPRISGVDQKAMKFKYENNMWLNVLYFDLEKDEIVRNLLV from the coding sequence AGTAGAGTTTTTAAAGCCCGGTAGAGACAAAAAGAGCGATTTTTTACAAGCTCAAAACTATGTCGGTATCATCCAGACAAAAAGTGGCGATAGTCTTGAGATACTTCCAAAAATCCATGATAATGACAATGGCGGCAATAAAGAAGCGGTAGAAAATTCTAAAAGAATTTTACTAAGAATGTTAAAAACTTTAAAAAACCATCCATTTAAAAATATAAACATAGCAAATTTAAAAAGCCTAAATTTGCCGCTTCTTGAAATTTTTATATCGATGTTCTTAGATGAAGTATCAAAACTCGTAAAAATAGGCATAAAAAGCGACTATGTAGAGCTAGAAGATAATCTAAAATTTTTAAAAGGAAAGCTGAAAATCTCGGAGCAAATACGTAAAAACATCGTCCATAAAGAGAGATTTTACGTTTGCTATCAGGAATTTTCCATAGATAGAGCCGAAAATCGCCTCATAAAAAGTACGCTCGAGTTTTTATACAGGCACTCAAAATCAAGCAAAAATCAACGGCTTATTAGGGAATATTTATTTATTTTTGATGAAATTTCATCTAGCTCTGATATAAACGCAGACTTTAGCCGCTTAAAACTAAATCGCCAAACAAAACACTATGAGCAAGCGCTTTTATGGAGTAAGATATTTTTACAAAACAAGTCGTTTAGTCCGTATAGAGGTAGCGATGTGGCTTTTGCTTTGCTGTTTGATATGAATACGCTTTTTGAAAGCTATGTCGGAAATTTTATAAAGAAAAAGCTTCCATATACTATATTGCAGCATCGAGGAAAATATCTTATTGAAGAGCCAAAAAGAGACTTTTGGTTAAAGCCAGATATATTCTTAAAAGATAAATTTATAGCTGACGCAAAGTGGAAGATCGTAAAGTCAAGAGATGATATCTCACAAGCCGACCTATATCAACTCTACGCTTATGGTAAGAAATACGAGTGCGGCAGGCTTTATCTCGTATACCCAAGAATAAGTGGCGTTGACCAAAAAGCTATGAAATTTAAATATGAAAACAATATGTGGCTTAATGTTTTATACTTTGATTTAGAAAAAGACGAGATTGTTAGAAATTTACTAGTCTAA
- a CDS encoding glycoside hydrolase family 3 N-terminal domain-containing protein, with translation MKALKFIFFVAIFALGLNGAEVSLRAKVSQMIMVGFNGASTKDAAFRAMLSDAGYERFGGVMLLGRNVTNKAQLKASIKAIKEKSPKIFIAIDEEGGNVSRMKDKSFDDPYPSAYEVASTLDIKSAYDLYSKMAINLKECGINLNFAPVVDLHDENSPIIAAKQRAFSEYASKVVIYADAFMDAFKEQGVITTIKHFPGHGSSKEDSHKNKSEVTLSKDALLPYKDAISTGRAQIIMVGHLFVKGIDEDNPATLSKKIITDLLRNELKFNGVVISDDMLMKGVGDEALAQKVVKFINAGGDILLFSEFKINNQRTADLVTQIIIDAVNEKKISKERIDASYKRIMALKAKL, from the coding sequence ATGAAAGCATTAAAATTTATATTTTTTGTGGCCATTTTTGCTTTGGGGCTTAATGGCGCAGAAGTGAGCCTAAGAGCCAAAGTCTCGCAGATGATAATGGTTGGCTTTAATGGAGCTAGTACAAAAGACGCTGCGTTTCGCGCTATGCTAAGCGACGCTGGATATGAGAGATTTGGCGGTGTGATGCTACTTGGCAGAAACGTCACCAACAAAGCCCAGCTAAAAGCTAGCATAAAAGCAATCAAAGAAAAAAGTCCTAAAATTTTTATAGCTATAGACGAAGAGGGTGGAAATGTGAGCCGAATGAAAGATAAGAGCTTTGACGACCCATATCCTAGCGCATACGAGGTCGCAAGTACGCTTGACATCAAAAGTGCATATGATCTCTACTCAAAAATGGCTATAAATTTAAAAGAGTGCGGCATAAATTTAAATTTCGCTCCAGTGGTCGATCTGCACGATGAAAACTCGCCGATCATTGCTGCTAAGCAAAGGGCGTTTAGTGAGTATGCAAGCAAGGTGGTCATCTATGCTGATGCTTTTATGGACGCATTTAAAGAGCAGGGTGTGATAACTACGATCAAGCACTTTCCAGGGCATGGCAGCTCAAAAGAGGACTCACATAAAAATAAGAGCGAGGTAACGCTAAGCAAAGATGCTCTACTGCCATACAAAGACGCCATAAGCACAGGTAGAGCGCAGATTATTATGGTCGGACACCTTTTTGTAAAAGGCATCGACGAGGACAATCCAGCCACACTTTCTAAAAAAATAATAACCGATCTTTTGCGAAATGAGCTTAAATTTAATGGCGTAGTCATTAGCGATGATATGCTGATGAAAGGCGTTGGCGACGAAGCTTTGGCTCAAAAAGTGGTGAAATTTATAAATGCTGGTGGCGATATCTTACTTTTTAGCGAGTTCAAGATAAATAACCAAAGGACAGCCGATCTAGTCACTCAGATCATAATTGACGCGGTAAATGAGAAAAAGATCAGCAAAGAGCGAATCGACGCTTCATACAAGAGGATAATGGCTCTAAAGGCGAAGCTTTAA
- a CDS encoding NAD(P)H-dependent glycerol-3-phosphate dehydrogenase, giving the protein MSIAVIGAGKWGSALFHAFSENNECVISSRTPREMPNFVSLDEALECEYLVCTIPTQATNLWLKQNYKNKGQKILVASKGIDTANLKFLNEIYEDFVDRENLAFLSGPTFAKEIMQKLPCALVVNSKNQNLASKFASFFPSYMKAYTSDDVIGAEVCGAYKNVIAIAGGICDGLGLGNNARASLISRGLVEMARFGKFFGAKDETFMGLSGAGDLFLTASSILSRNYRVGLGIARHERLEKILNELGEVAEGVDTARAISKIAKERGIYVPIASEVENMLNGKDVFKSVKSLLGRR; this is encoded by the coding sequence ATGAGCATAGCAGTCATCGGAGCTGGCAAGTGGGGCAGTGCACTATTTCACGCATTTAGTGAAAATAACGAGTGTGTCATCAGCTCAAGAACGCCAAGAGAGATGCCAAATTTTGTAAGCTTGGATGAAGCTTTGGAGTGCGAATACCTAGTCTGCACAATCCCAACGCAAGCTACAAATTTATGGCTAAAGCAAAACTACAAAAACAAAGGTCAAAAGATCTTAGTCGCCAGCAAGGGCATAGATACGGCAAATCTTAAATTTCTAAATGAAATTTATGAAGACTTTGTTGATAGAGAAAATTTGGCCTTTCTTTCAGGGCCGACCTTTGCAAAAGAGATCATGCAAAAGCTGCCTTGCGCCTTGGTGGTAAATTCTAAAAACCAAAATTTAGCTTCAAAATTTGCCTCATTTTTCCCAAGCTACATGAAAGCCTACACTTCTGATGATGTGATCGGCGCTGAGGTGTGTGGGGCGTATAAAAACGTGATCGCCATAGCTGGTGGCATCTGTGACGGACTTGGTCTTGGCAACAATGCAAGGGCAAGCCTCATTTCACGTGGGCTTGTAGAGATGGCTAGATTTGGTAAATTTTTTGGCGCAAAAGATGAGACATTTATGGGGCTAAGCGGTGCAGGGGATCTATTTCTAACCGCCTCATCGATACTTTCACGCAATTACCGCGTAGGCCTTGGCATCGCAAGGCACGAGAGACTAGAGAAAATTTTAAATGAGCTTGGCGAGGTGGCAGAGGGTGTGGATACTGCAAGGGCTATTAGCAAGATCGCTAAAGAGAGAGGTATATATGTCCCAATTGCTAGTGAGGTTGAAAATATGCTAAATGGCAAAGATGTTTTTAAGAGCGTAAAATCGCTTTTGGGAAGAAGATGA
- the gatB gene encoding Asp-tRNA(Asn)/Glu-tRNA(Gln) amidotransferase subunit GatB has product MFEVVIGLEVHTQLNTKTKIFCSCSTSFGDEANTHVCPTCLALPGALPVLNKEAVKKAISFGTAINAKINKKSVFNRKNYFYPDLPKAYQISQFEIPIVEGGELIIDVNGTKKRIGVTRAHLEEDAGKNIHEETESLVDLNRAGTPLLEIVSEPDLRSSDEAVAYLKKLHSILRFLNISDANMQEGSFRCDANVSIRPKGDTKLYTRVEIKNLNSFKFIQKAIDYEVERQSAAWEDGKYDEEVYQETRLFDTTNLVTRSMRGKEDSAEYRYFPDPDLLPVEVSEQMYNEAIKIPELAEQKVARYVSELGVKESDALNLTQSVEMARYFEELIAAGIQPKLATTWLIVELLGRLNNGVTIETSPVNSAKMINLLKRIEDGTISGKAAKEVLDYIMENDADVDSVIEKLGLKQVSDDSAIIAIIDQILAANADKVEEYKNGKDKMFGFFVGQVMKEGKGAFNPGKVNELLKAKIG; this is encoded by the coding sequence ATGTTTGAAGTCGTTATCGGTTTAGAAGTTCATACTCAGCTTAATACAAAAACTAAAATTTTCTGCTCTTGCTCAACTAGCTTCGGTGACGAGGCAAATACTCACGTTTGCCCAACCTGCCTAGCACTTCCTGGAGCGCTACCTGTGCTAAACAAAGAAGCTGTCAAAAAAGCGATCAGCTTTGGTACGGCGATAAACGCTAAGATAAATAAAAAATCAGTCTTTAATAGAAAAAACTACTTCTACCCAGACCTTCCAAAGGCATATCAAATTTCACAGTTTGAGATTCCTATCGTAGAAGGTGGCGAGCTAATAATCGACGTAAATGGTACTAAAAAACGCATCGGCGTAACAAGAGCACACCTTGAAGAGGACGCTGGAAAGAACATCCATGAAGAAACCGAGAGTTTGGTTGATCTAAACAGAGCCGGCACGCCACTTCTTGAGATAGTTAGTGAGCCAGACCTTAGAAGCAGTGATGAGGCGGTGGCTTATCTTAAAAAATTGCACTCAATCCTTCGCTTTTTAAATATCAGTGATGCAAATATGCAAGAGGGAAGCTTCCGCTGCGACGCAAACGTCTCTATCCGTCCAAAAGGTGATACCAAGCTTTATACAAGAGTTGAGATAAAAAACCTAAATTCATTTAAATTTATCCAAAAAGCGATCGACTACGAAGTAGAGCGCCAAAGTGCAGCTTGGGAAGATGGCAAATATGACGAAGAGGTCTATCAAGAGACAAGGCTGTTTGACACGACAAATTTAGTGACAAGATCAATGCGTGGAAAAGAGGATAGTGCAGAGTATAGGTATTTTCCTGACCCTGACTTGCTGCCTGTTGAAGTGTCAGAGCAGATGTATAATGAAGCGATAAAAATTCCAGAGCTTGCCGAGCAAAAGGTCGCAAGATATGTTAGTGAGCTAGGCGTAAAAGAGAGCGATGCGCTAAATTTAACTCAAAGCGTTGAGATGGCTAGATATTTTGAGGAGTTGATCGCTGCTGGAATTCAGCCAAAACTAGCTACTACATGGCTTATAGTTGAGCTTCTTGGTCGCTTAAATAACGGCGTAACGATCGAGACAAGCCCCGTTAATAGTGCTAAAATGATAAATTTACTAAAACGTATAGAAGATGGCACGATAAGCGGCAAGGCTGCAAAAGAGGTGCTAGACTACATAATGGAAAATGATGCGGACGTCGATAGTGTCATAGAAAAGCTTGGCTTAAAACAAGTGAGCGACGACTCAGCGATTATTGCGATCATAGATCAAATTTTAGCTGCAAACGCCGACAAAGTAGAAGAATATAAAAATGGTAAAGACAAGATGTTTGGCTTCTTTGTTGGTCAGGTGATGAAAGAGGGCAAGGGTGCCTTTAACCCAGGCAAGGTCAATGAGCTTTTAAAGGCCAAAATAGGCTAA
- a CDS encoding F0F1 ATP synthase subunit A — translation MKDLFLFSNFLNNSHAFIYAFHFLLVALIVIIVAYIARSKMQLVPRGLQNIVEAYLEGVISMGRDTLGSEKLARKYLPLVATIGFIVFFSNVVGIIPGFESPTSSLNLTLVLALVVFVYYNFEGIRENGFFKYFGHFMGPNKFLAPIMFPVEVISHLSRVVSLSFRLFGNIKGDDLFLLAMLTLAPWFAPLPAFALLTLMAVLQTFIFMMLTYVYLAGAVAISEHEH, via the coding sequence ATGAAAGATTTGTTTTTGTTTTCAAATTTTCTAAACAACTCCCACGCCTTTATCTATGCATTTCACTTTCTACTTGTAGCTTTGATTGTTATCATAGTTGCTTATATAGCAAGGAGTAAGATGCAGCTTGTACCAAGAGGTCTTCAAAATATAGTTGAAGCTTATTTAGAGGGCGTTATATCGATGGGAAGAGATACTTTAGGCAGTGAAAAACTAGCTAGGAAATATCTTCCACTTGTTGCAACTATCGGTTTTATCGTATTTTTTTCAAATGTTGTAGGTATTATTCCTGGATTTGAGTCACCAACATCAAGTCTAAATTTAACTCTAGTTTTGGCTTTAGTTGTATTTGTTTATTACAACTTTGAGGGCATTAGAGAAAATGGATTTTTCAAATACTTTGGACACTTTATGGGACCGAATAAATTTCTAGCTCCTATTATGTTTCCAGTTGAAGTCATCTCGCATCTTTCACGTGTAGTTTCGCTATCTTTCCGTCTTTTTGGTAACATCAAGGGCGATGACTTGTTCTTACTTGCGATGCTTACACTTGCACCATGGTTTGCTCCACTTCCAGCCTTTGCACTTCTAACACTTATGGCTGTTTTGCAAACATTTATCTTCATGATGCTAACTTACGTTTATCTAGCTGGTGCAGTCGCTATTAGCGAGCACGAGCATTAA
- a CDS encoding TSUP family transporter, with the protein MEFDLLSYVVFFVAAFLGGFIDSIAGGGGLITLPAIMAMGVPPHLALGTNKLQGVFGSFTATLNFTKRGLINYKECFVGIVFTFIGAIIGAVVILFLNTNFLKIIIPFLLIAIFIYTLFMPKVGENDRAAKMNEKLFYVFFGLILGFYDGFFGPGTGSFWTFAIVALIGLNLKKAVAHTKLLNFTSNIVALGIFIAGGQMLWAVGLLMAVGQILGAYFGSNLVIKKEVKFIRTMFLVVVAVTICKLIFDYFRV; encoded by the coding sequence ATGGAATTTGATCTACTTAGCTATGTCGTTTTTTTTGTAGCTGCGTTTTTAGGTGGTTTTATCGATTCTATCGCTGGTGGAGGTGGGCTTATAACGCTTCCAGCTATTATGGCGATGGGTGTGCCACCACACCTTGCACTTGGTACAAATAAGCTTCAAGGTGTCTTTGGTAGCTTTACAGCGACTCTAAATTTCACAAAACGGGGATTGATTAATTATAAAGAGTGTTTTGTAGGTATCGTCTTTACTTTTATTGGAGCTATCATCGGAGCGGTGGTTATCTTATTTTTAAATACAAATTTTTTAAAGATAATTATCCCATTTTTACTGATTGCTATTTTTATATATACGCTTTTTATGCCAAAAGTCGGCGAAAATGATAGAGCTGCAAAGATGAATGAAAAGCTATTTTATGTATTTTTTGGGCTAATACTTGGCTTTTATGATGGTTTTTTTGGCCCAGGAACAGGCTCTTTTTGGACATTTGCGATAGTGGCACTAATTGGGCTAAATTTAAAAAAAGCTGTCGCTCATACGAAACTCTTAAATTTTACTAGCAATATCGTTGCTCTTGGCATTTTTATAGCTGGCGGACAGATGCTTTGGGCTGTTGGACTTTTGATGGCAGTTGGTCAAATCTTAGGCGCATATTTTGGATCAAATTTAGTCATCAAAAAAGAGGTAAAATTTATTAGAACAATGTTTCTAGTGGTAGTTGCAGTGACTATTTGTAAATTGATTTTCGATTATTTCAGAGTTTAA
- a CDS encoding superoxide dismutase family protein, with translation MKKIVLLSAVLGTLLFAHEGHHFDPKAGEHLVIPVNELSEKGDKSVGEVVAVKTNYGVAFFPNLKGLTAGLHGFHIHENADCGATEKGLGMKAGGHWDPAGTKMHSFAWDDKGHKGDLPALYVDAEGNANYPVLAPKIKSLDELKGHSLMVHVGGDNHSDNPKALGGGGARMLCGVIK, from the coding sequence ATGAAAAAAATCGTTTTACTAAGTGCAGTGTTAGGAACTTTGCTTTTTGCTCACGAAGGCCATCACTTTGATCCAAAGGCTGGAGAGCATCTAGTTATACCTGTTAATGAGCTAAGCGAGAAGGGCGATAAGAGTGTCGGCGAAGTAGTAGCTGTTAAGACAAACTACGGCGTTGCATTTTTTCCAAATTTAAAAGGACTTACTGCAGGGCTACACGGCTTTCACATCCATGAAAATGCTGACTGTGGCGCGACTGAAAAAGGCCTTGGCATGAAAGCAGGCGGTCACTGGGATCCAGCTGGCACAAAAATGCACTCTTTTGCTTGGGATGATAAAGGTCACAAAGGCGATTTGCCAGCACTTTACGTAGATGCTGAGGGCAATGCGAACTATCCAGTGCTAGCTCCAAAGATAAAGAGTCTTGACGAGCTAAAAGGTCACTCATTAATGGTTCATGTTGGTGGTGATAATCATAGCGACAACCCAAAAGCACTTGGCGGTGGCGGTGCTAGAATGCTTTGTGGCGTTATTAAGTAG
- a CDS encoding TIGR02757 family protein, with the protein MIELKSLLDSHVLSKNTNLGLFEAPDPLQVATKFKEPNIALICALFAYGNAKMIVKFLNSLDFGLLDESEQNIKKNLSSFKYRFQNEKDVKEIFITLSRLKKEGDIEEILRQGLAKNGEMIEGVNELIKFIYKLNSYRSDGYEFFFCKSFDKEPQSPYKRYNMYLRWMVRDSDIDLGLFKNLPKDRLLMPLDVHTHRVSLNLGLINRKSYDFKAVMDLTKKLREFDEFDPIKYDFALYRIGQSKELETIIKNLNQ; encoded by the coding sequence ATGATCGAACTAAAGAGCCTTTTAGACTCGCACGTACTTAGCAAAAATACAAATTTGGGGCTGTTTGAAGCCCCAGATCCACTTCAGGTAGCCACTAAATTTAAAGAGCCAAACATAGCGCTCATTTGTGCGTTATTTGCTTATGGCAACGCAAAAATGATAGTGAAATTTCTAAATTCGCTTGATTTTGGTTTGCTTGATGAGAGCGAGCAAAATATCAAGAAAAATCTTTCAAGTTTCAAATACCGCTTTCAAAATGAAAAAGATGTAAAAGAAATTTTTATCACTCTCTCACGCCTAAAAAAAGAGGGTGACATAGAAGAAATTTTACGCCAAGGTCTTGCAAAAAATGGCGAGATGATAGAGGGCGTAAATGAGCTTATAAAATTTATATATAAGCTAAATTCTTACCGCTCTGACGGATATGAGTTTTTCTTTTGTAAGAGTTTTGACAAAGAGCCACAAAGCCCATATAAACGTTACAATATGTATCTTCGCTGGATGGTAAGGGATAGCGACATTGACCTTGGACTGTTTAAAAATTTACCAAAAGATAGGCTTTTGATGCCACTTGACGTGCATACGCATAGAGTTTCTTTAAATTTAGGACTTATAAACAGAAAGAGCTACGATTTCAAAGCAGTCATGGATCTTACAAAAAAACTTAGAGAATTTGATGAGTTTGATCCGATAAAATACGACTTTGCGCTTTATAGAATAGGGCAGAGTAAAGAGTTAGAAACTATCATAAAAAATCTTAATCAATAA
- the flgK gene encoding flagellar hook-associated protein FlgK, whose amino-acid sequence MANIFMSLGTGVSGLNAAQLQISTTGNNIANADSNYYTRQRVVQSASPAMNTVPGGVGTGTQVDTITRLHDEFAYSRLKYSSSNLENTAYKQRILQEATKYFPDLKDNGMVKDIQEYFSAWNNFASNPNAGAQKVNLINKASVLTASINRSSKMLYDMHEKIDETIKININEINSLGRQIANINKQIQRIESGADAGIKINANDLRDKRDELELAMSKLVNTAVYKSDLKSNSRVDTGITDQGKYYNLNIGGVSIVDGVNFHEISMSSTESGRYTKIYYEREDGRRIPMEEKITGGKIGAALDLRGRNYEPDNDKFSDGTIQKYIDNLNTFSKTLITSTNNIYAESAVEISNSDPISYLEGDKTLMNHDNSIRNGSFEAIVYDNKGNVVARKTINVNGTTTMNDTRYGNSIVKDFNSNSDDNKDNNMLNDVDDFFEASYFYDKNTQKGTFSLIPKQAQGLYSISIVDHGTNFPGAVGINRFFSGTDSNSIGINQNFTQDHTKLRAYSKPVIGNNEVANKMIQLQYQKQTFYSSGIALDRDETIEGYYRYLTTDMASDTEANNTIHDTNTSLQKTAEEEFQSTSGVDTNEELTNLIRFQASYGAAAKIITTVDQMLDTLLSLKQ is encoded by the coding sequence ATGGCTAATATTTTTATGTCATTAGGCACGGGTGTTTCAGGACTAAATGCAGCCCAGCTTCAAATAAGTACAACCGGAAATAATATCGCAAACGCCGATAGCAACTACTATACAAGGCAGCGTGTTGTCCAATCTGCATCTCCAGCGATGAATACAGTCCCTGGTGGAGTTGGCACAGGCACACAAGTAGATACTATAACAAGGCTTCATGATGAGTTTGCCTACTCAAGACTAAAATACTCATCGTCAAATTTAGAAAATACAGCCTATAAACAAAGAATTTTGCAAGAAGCTACAAAATATTTTCCTGATCTAAAAGATAATGGAATGGTGAAGGATATTCAGGAGTATTTTTCCGCGTGGAATAACTTTGCTTCAAACCCTAATGCAGGTGCTCAGAAAGTAAATTTGATAAATAAAGCAAGTGTATTGACTGCAAGTATCAACCGCTCATCAAAGATGCTTTATGATATGCATGAAAAGATTGATGAAACAATAAAAATAAATATAAATGAGATAAATTCGCTAGGCAGGCAAATAGCAAATATTAATAAGCAAATCCAAAGAATAGAATCAGGCGCGGACGCTGGTATAAAAATAAATGCAAACGATCTTCGTGATAAACGTGATGAGCTTGAGCTTGCTATGTCAAAGCTGGTAAATACAGCAGTTTATAAAAGCGATCTAAAGAGCAATTCTAGGGTAGATACAGGAATAACAGATCAAGGAAAATACTACAATCTAAACATTGGCGGTGTAAGTATCGTTGATGGTGTAAATTTTCATGAAATTTCTATGAGTTCAACCGAAAGTGGACGATATACAAAAATTTATTATGAGAGAGAAGACGGTAGAAGAATCCCAATGGAAGAAAAGATTACAGGCGGTAAAATCGGAGCCGCACTCGATCTTAGGGGTAGAAACTACGAGCCAGATAATGATAAATTTAGCGACGGAACGATCCAAAAATACATTGATAATCTAAATACATTTAGTAAAACCTTAATAACAAGTACAAATAATATCTATGCCGAATCCGCAGTTGAAATTTCTAACTCAGATCCGATAAGTTATTTAGAAGGCGATAAGACATTGATGAATCATGATAATAGTATAAGAAACGGAAGTTTTGAAGCTATTGTTTATGATAACAAAGGCAATGTCGTGGCCAGAAAAACTATAAATGTAAATGGTACGACGACGATGAATGATACAAGATATGGCAACTCTATCGTAAAAGACTTTAACTCAAACTCAGATGACAATAAAGATAATAATATGCTAAATGACGTTGATGACTTTTTTGAGGCGTCATATTTTTATGATAAAAATACTCAAAAAGGTACATTTTCTCTCATTCCAAAACAAGCTCAAGGGCTTTATAGTATATCGATAGTCGATCACGGTACAAATTTTCCAGGCGCTGTTGGCATAAATAGATTTTTTTCAGGTACTGACTCAAATAGTATCGGCATAAATCAAAATTTTACCCAAGACCACACAAAGCTTCGTGCCTATTCAAAGCCAGTTATCGGAAATAATGAAGTTGCAAATAAAATGATCCAGCTTCAGTATCAAAAGCAGACCTTTTACTCAAGTGGTATAGCGCTTGATAGAGATGAGACGATCGAGGGATATTACCGCTATCTTACGACTGACATGGCGAGTGATACAGAGGCAAATAATACGATCCACGATACAAATACATCTTTGCAAAAGACAGCTGAAGAGGAATTTCAATCAACAAGTGGCGTAGACACCAATGAAGAGCTTACAAATTTGATCCGCTTTCAAGCAAGTTATGGCGCAGCAGCAAAGATCATCACAACCGTTGATCAAATGCTTGACACGCTTCTTTCACTAAAACAATGA
- the flgN gene encoding flagellar export chaperone FlgN yields MIKKLLDEAIGELDELINLTIQDIANIKEAKHSSVDESVKKKNALVRAFEDIKRALDKELLKVSKESGTTTLASVLDDEVKSKLVLMRSKLENLHKVNKEYARHVVAVKEFFDSLNEKIFGTKASEYGQDGNSIDNNFYKSRV; encoded by the coding sequence ATGATAAAAAAGCTTTTGGACGAGGCTATAGGCGAGCTTGATGAGCTCATAAATTTAACCATACAAGATATCGCAAATATAAAAGAAGCTAAGCACTCAAGTGTTGATGAGAGTGTAAAGAAAAAAAATGCCTTAGTTCGTGCATTTGAAGATATAAAAAGAGCACTAGATAAAGAGCTTTTAAAGGTATCAAAAGAGAGCGGTACGACTACACTTGCTAGTGTTTTAGACGATGAAGTGAAGTCAAAGCTTGTTCTTATGCGTTCAAAGCTTGAAAATTTACATAAAGTTAATAAAGAATATGCAAGGCATGTTGTTGCTGTTAAAGAATTTTTTGACTCACTTAATGAAAAGATTTTTGGCACTAAAGCAAGTGAATACGGCCAAGATGGGAATAGCATAGATAATAATTTTTATAAATCAAGGGTTTAA
- a CDS encoding flagellar biosynthesis anti-sigma factor FlgM, with the protein MIRPLNQRPNFQANTLNKNSDAKVETQSKEVRTNENAKLKEIADAIANGTYQVDISKTARAVADALL; encoded by the coding sequence ATGATAAGGCCTTTAAATCAAAGACCAAATTTTCAGGCAAATACGCTAAATAAAAATAGCGATGCCAAGGTCGAAACTCAGAGTAAAGAAGTAAGAACAAACGAAAACGCAAAGCTAAAAGAGATAGCTGATGCCATAGCAAATGGTACTTATCAGGTTGATATCTCAAAAACGGCTAGGGCTGTGGCTGATGCGTTGCTGTAA
- a CDS encoding rod-binding protein, with translation MQIDNTLALNSYNEISTNKIKNANAKQDALLKEQTDAFEAYMVKAVLDIALKEDEHNSLYPKAAGSDIYRSMYNDAMSKALSGNLGFSELLYDFLKRDS, from the coding sequence ATGCAAATAGATAACACCTTAGCGCTAAATTCATACAATGAAATTTCTACAAATAAGATAAAAAACGCAAATGCTAAACAAGATGCACTTTTAAAAGAGCAAACTGATGCGTTTGAGGCATATATGGTAAAGGCTGTGCTTGATATTGCTTTAAAAGAAGATGAGCACAACTCGCTATATCCAAAGGCTGCTGGTAGCGATATCTATAGGTCAATGTATAACGATGCAATGAGTAAAGCATTGAGTGGAAATCTTGGTTTTTCAGAACTTTTGTACGATTTTTTAAAGAGAGACTCTTAA